DNA sequence from the Brachybacterium sp. P6-10-X1 genome:
GGCTGCTGGAGGAGTCCGGGCCCGGGGACTGGGTCCACGCCGATCCGTGGCGGGTGATGCGCATCCAGGCCGAGTTCGTCGAGGGCTTCGGGGCGCTCGCCGAGCTGGGGCCGGCCATCTCGATCTTCGGCTCCGCCCGCCTGGGACCGGAGCATCCCTACTACCGATGCGCCGTCGAGATCGCCCACGGCGTGGTCGACCTCGGCTACGCCGTGATCACCGGGGGCGGCCCCGGCATCATGGAGGCCGGCAACCGCGGCGCCCAGGAGGCGGGCGGCGTCTCCGTCGGCCTCGGGATCGAACTGCCCCATGAAGACGGGATGAACGAATATGTCGACCTCGGGGTCGACTTCCGGTACTTCTTCGCCCGCAAGACCATGTTCGTGAAGTACTCCAGCGG
Encoded proteins:
- a CDS encoding TIGR00730 family Rossman fold protein is translated as MTPEERARHRKGPVTLRGAQRPERTTDQRLLEESGPGDWVHADPWRVMRIQAEFVEGFGALAELGPAISIFGSARLGPEHPYYRCAVEIAHGVVDLGYAVITGGGPGIMEAGNRGAQEAGGVSVGLGIELPHEDGMNEYVDLGVDFRYFFARKTMFVKYSSGFVVMPGGFGTFDELFEALCLMQTHKIDLFPVVLVGRAYWQGLLDWLGGAVLEGGTINAVDVDLLRVVDTAEEALGVLREAAHR